The following proteins are co-located in the Maridesulfovibrio sp. genome:
- the secA gene encoding preprotein translocase subunit SecA → MFNLIVSKLFGSRNERFIKKLKPQIDQIAALEPEMEKLTDEQFPQKIAEYKEQVAAGTSLDDILIEVFALVREAGKRSLEMRHYDVQMVGGMVLHSGRIAEMKTGEGKTLVATLPAVLNALSGKGVHLITVNDYLAKRDAEWMGKLYNFLGLSVGVIVHGLTDEERQQAYGCDITYGTNNEFGFDYLRDNMKFYKEQLVQRELNYCIVDEVDSILIDEARTPLIISGASEDATSMYGRVNSMIPLLKRDEDFEVDEKGRSITMTDDGVMKCEQILGIDNLYDSQHISFQHHIMQGIKAHHLFARDVDYIVKDGQVVIVDEFTGRLMPGRRFSDGLHQALEAKEGVKVESENQTLASITFQNYFRMYNKLAGMTGTADTESVEFAQIYDLEVIVIPTNTAMIRKDFPDSIYKTQREKFNAIADDIAAKYKKGQPVLVGTVSIEKSELVSSLLKQRKIPHNVLNAKHHEQEAEIVAEAGHKGHVTIATNMAGRGTDIKLGEGVQEAGGLHIIGTERHESRRIDNQLRGRSGRQGDPGSTRFYLALDDDLMRLFGSDRIAGIMDKLGMEEGEPIENGMVTKAIENSQKKVEGHNFEIRKQLLDYDNVMNQQREVIYTLRRDVMYSEDMSEMTAEFLEELFDDAFYAVEEAKGKPLDAETEEMVRVRLDELFGFNRNEEFKEALPTREQAEEWVSKTLDTLKESAGDHYHEIQRYFLLEALDRNWKEHLLNMDHLREGIGLRGYGQKDPKHEYKREGFELFREMLDRIKENTIRALCHLRIETEVREDEFQHKQSKSDLEYSDSDNTETKKKPKRRNEPKVGRNDSCPCGSGKKYKKCCGK, encoded by the coding sequence ATGTTTAATTTGATTGTTTCCAAGTTATTCGGTTCACGAAATGAAAGATTCATTAAAAAACTGAAGCCGCAGATTGATCAGATCGCAGCCCTTGAGCCGGAGATGGAAAAGCTCACGGATGAGCAGTTCCCGCAGAAGATTGCTGAATACAAAGAACAGGTTGCCGCCGGAACCTCCCTTGACGATATTTTGATTGAAGTTTTCGCCCTCGTTCGTGAAGCCGGTAAGCGCTCTCTTGAAATGCGCCACTATGACGTGCAGATGGTCGGTGGCATGGTCCTGCACAGCGGACGTATTGCTGAAATGAAGACCGGTGAAGGTAAAACCCTTGTGGCGACCCTTCCTGCAGTACTCAACGCTCTTTCCGGTAAAGGTGTGCACCTGATCACCGTCAACGACTATCTCGCCAAGCGTGATGCCGAGTGGATGGGCAAACTCTACAATTTCCTCGGCTTGAGTGTAGGCGTAATCGTCCACGGTTTGACCGATGAAGAACGGCAGCAGGCTTACGGTTGCGATATCACCTACGGTACCAACAACGAGTTCGGTTTTGACTACCTGCGCGACAACATGAAGTTCTACAAGGAACAGCTGGTCCAGCGTGAACTGAATTACTGCATTGTCGACGAAGTGGACTCCATCCTTATCGATGAAGCCCGTACCCCGCTCATTATTTCCGGCGCTTCCGAAGATGCGACTTCTATGTATGGCCGGGTCAATTCCATGATCCCCCTGCTCAAAAGGGATGAGGATTTCGAAGTTGACGAGAAGGGCCGTTCCATCACCATGACCGATGACGGGGTCATGAAATGTGAGCAGATTCTGGGTATCGACAACCTTTACGACTCCCAGCATATTTCTTTCCAGCATCACATCATGCAGGGCATCAAGGCCCACCATCTCTTTGCCCGTGATGTTGATTACATTGTTAAAGACGGTCAGGTGGTAATTGTTGACGAGTTTACCGGACGTCTTATGCCCGGTCGCCGCTTCTCTGACGGTCTGCATCAGGCCCTTGAAGCAAAAGAAGGCGTAAAGGTCGAGTCCGAGAACCAGACCCTCGCTTCCATTACCTTCCAGAACTACTTCCGCATGTACAACAAGCTGGCCGGTATGACCGGTACTGCGGATACCGAGTCTGTAGAATTTGCCCAGATTTACGATCTGGAAGTAATCGTTATTCCCACTAACACTGCAATGATCCGTAAGGATTTCCCTGACTCCATCTACAAGACTCAGCGTGAGAAATTCAACGCCATTGCCGATGATATTGCCGCCAAGTACAAGAAGGGCCAGCCCGTACTGGTCGGTACTGTTTCCATTGAGAAATCGGAACTGGTTTCCAGCCTGCTCAAGCAGCGCAAAATTCCTCACAACGTGCTCAACGCAAAGCATCATGAACAGGAAGCGGAAATCGTTGCCGAGGCCGGACACAAGGGTCATGTAACCATTGCGACCAACATGGCCGGTCGTGGTACTGACATTAAGCTCGGTGAAGGTGTTCAGGAAGCCGGCGGTCTGCATATCATCGGTACTGAGCGTCATGAATCCCGCCGCATTGATAACCAGTTGCGCGGTCGTTCCGGTCGTCAGGGTGACCCCGGTTCCACCCGTTTCTATCTTGCCCTTGATGATGATCTTATGCGTCTGTTCGGTTCAGACCGTATCGCCGGAATCATGGACAAGCTGGGCATGGAAGAAGGTGAACCCATTGAGAACGGTATGGTTACCAAGGCTATTGAGAATTCTCAGAAAAAGGTTGAAGGTCATAACTTTGAAATCCGCAAACAGCTTCTGGACTACGACAACGTCATGAACCAGCAGCGTGAGGTTATCTACACCCTGCGCCGTGATGTTATGTACTCTGAAGATATGTCTGAGATGACTGCAGAGTTTTTGGAAGAACTTTTCGATGATGCTTTCTATGCAGTTGAAGAAGCTAAAGGTAAGCCCCTTGATGCAGAGACCGAGGAAATGGTCCGTGTTCGCCTTGATGAGCTCTTCGGCTTCAACCGTAATGAAGAATTCAAGGAAGCGCTGCCCACCCGTGAGCAGGCTGAAGAATGGGTTTCCAAGACTCTCGACACACTTAAAGAGAGTGCCGGAGACCATTACCATGAAATCCAGCGTTACTTCCTGCTTGAAGCTCTCGACCGTAACTGGAAGGAGCATCTGCTGAACATGGACCACCTGCGCGAAGGTATCGGCCTGCGCGGTTATGGTCAGAAAGATCCCAAGCACGAGTACAAGCGTGAAGGTTTTGAACTCTTCCGTGAGATGCTGGACCGTATTAAGGAAAACACAATTCGTGCACTTTGCCACCTGCGCATTGAAACAGAGGTTCGCGAAGACGAGTTCCAGCATAAGCAAAGCAAGTCTGATCTTGAGTATTCCGATTCCGATAATACCGAAACAAAGAAAAAGCCGAAACGCCGTAACGAGCCTAAAGTTGGCCGTAACGATTCCTGTCCCTGCGGTAGCGGTAAGAAATATAAGAAGTGCTGCGGAAAATAG
- a CDS encoding (Fe-S)-binding protein, whose product MAAPKSCVQCGKCLEVCPLFKATGREDLTPRAKFFLESICSGRDAGEGLSEKDFKSLASLCLSCGRCEKNCPQHMSGPTLVSDLRARSKGFTQSCWDLWLRSPGLLWPMAAALSKFSPEILPEPFGSARKRMQALFDKSPEPWAELVPQAKFEERKVILFKGCVGRYARKDWAAKAERLMDGMALIRAESREFSCCGSPYGSAGLLERQSGARAKNIKVWKDAGCPLLITFCTTCLKGLKEYALDDFAGDDELYDRWQACLTPLSSLLLDAEIKALGNAPEQVVYHKPCHAPEDDTDQTLVELIAGERLRPVQDGLCCGFGGIMQLGAPELSKEVGEYSLAWLIKGIKPGGQILSGCSACVIQLVTLAKDDYFASHWLDILK is encoded by the coding sequence ATGGCTGCTCCAAAAAGTTGCGTACAATGCGGCAAGTGTCTTGAAGTTTGCCCGCTGTTCAAGGCTACCGGAAGGGAAGATTTGACCCCGCGGGCCAAGTTTTTCCTTGAATCCATCTGCTCCGGTAGGGATGCGGGCGAAGGGCTTAGTGAAAAGGATTTCAAATCATTGGCCTCCCTTTGCCTTTCCTGCGGACGTTGCGAAAAGAATTGTCCGCAGCATATGTCCGGACCGACTCTGGTCTCCGATTTGCGTGCGAGGTCAAAGGGATTTACGCAGTCTTGCTGGGATTTGTGGTTACGCAGTCCCGGTCTGCTTTGGCCTATGGCTGCGGCTCTGTCCAAATTTTCCCCGGAGATACTGCCGGAACCTTTTGGTTCGGCCCGTAAAAGGATGCAGGCGCTTTTTGACAAGAGCCCTGAGCCGTGGGCAGAGCTTGTGCCGCAGGCGAAATTTGAAGAGCGTAAGGTTATACTTTTCAAGGGTTGCGTGGGGCGTTATGCCCGTAAGGATTGGGCAGCAAAGGCTGAACGGCTCATGGATGGTATGGCCTTGATCAGGGCAGAATCCAGGGAGTTCAGTTGTTGTGGTTCTCCCTATGGCAGTGCCGGATTGTTGGAACGGCAATCAGGGGCAAGGGCGAAGAATATAAAAGTTTGGAAAGATGCGGGCTGCCCGTTGCTGATTACTTTTTGCACCACCTGTCTGAAAGGGTTGAAAGAGTATGCCCTTGATGACTTTGCAGGCGATGATGAATTGTATGACAGATGGCAGGCATGCCTGACCCCGTTGTCTTCTTTGTTGCTGGATGCAGAGATCAAGGCTCTTGGAAATGCACCGGAGCAGGTTGTTTATCATAAACCATGCCATGCCCCGGAAGATGATACTGATCAGACATTGGTTGAGCTTATAGCCGGAGAGCGTTTACGTCCGGTTCAGGACGGTCTTTGCTGCGGCTTCGGAGGAATTATGCAATTGGGTGCACCGGAACTTTCCAAAGAAGTGGGCGAATACTCTTTAGCCTGGTTAATAAAGGGCATTAAGCCGGGGGGGCAGATTCTGAGCGGATGTTCCGCTTGTGTGATTCAACTTGTCACTCTTGCAAAAGATGATTATTTTGCCTCCCACTGGCTTGATATTTTGAAATAA
- a CDS encoding FAD-linked oxidase C-terminal domain-containing protein: protein MKQYPKQLSRTHKKFLRNLFPGRESSFDDGALLSCGVDASQRHAKPLALVRPQETAQVAELLRWAQGERVPIYPRARATNKVGNCVPVRHGVVVSMLDMNEILDIDGRDFVAVTQPGVITADLQKAVEAQGLFYPPDPASMKISTIGGNISTCAGGMRAVKYGVTRDYVLGLEVVLPGGEVIRTGGRTQKNVVGLDLTRLMVGSAGTLGLVTEATLKLLPLPETSASVLVGFKDLGGCLNGAEAVFGCGILPTAMELMDHNTIKALEMHSAVPWPEGTGGLLLLKIDGSAESVKTDLGRIEEALRSVAVTFVEQGSGADQERLWELRRVISPAAFNLAPDKQGEDVAVPRGKVAEAIKGYHAIGEQLGLIVLCFGHLGDGNIHVSTMYDKSAGEQEKALKAKQQIFSLTLELGGTLSGEHGIGLTKAKYINMQLGKTQQRLMAGIKKTFDPLNIMNPGKVV, encoded by the coding sequence ATGAAACAATATCCAAAACAATTATCCCGCACGCATAAGAAATTTCTGCGAAACCTTTTTCCCGGCAGGGAATCGAGTTTTGACGACGGTGCCTTGCTGTCCTGCGGCGTAGACGCCAGCCAAAGACACGCAAAGCCTCTGGCTCTGGTGCGTCCGCAGGAAACCGCACAGGTTGCGGAATTGCTGCGCTGGGCGCAGGGGGAGCGGGTGCCCATCTACCCTCGTGCACGGGCGACCAATAAAGTCGGGAACTGTGTTCCTGTTCGCCACGGTGTTGTTGTCTCCATGCTTGATATGAATGAGATTCTGGATATTGACGGACGCGATTTTGTGGCCGTTACCCAGCCGGGAGTGATTACTGCTGATCTGCAAAAGGCCGTGGAAGCACAGGGCCTGTTCTATCCGCCTGATCCGGCGAGCATGAAAATTTCTACTATCGGCGGAAATATTTCAACCTGTGCAGGGGGAATGCGGGCCGTGAAATACGGAGTCACCCGCGATTATGTGCTGGGTCTAGAAGTTGTCCTGCCCGGTGGTGAAGTGATCCGCACCGGGGGACGTACCCAGAAAAATGTAGTCGGGCTGGATTTAACCCGGCTTATGGTCGGTTCTGCCGGAACATTGGGCTTGGTCACTGAAGCGACTTTAAAGCTGTTGCCCTTGCCGGAAACATCAGCATCAGTGCTGGTGGGTTTTAAAGATTTAGGAGGATGCCTGAATGGAGCAGAGGCTGTGTTCGGTTGCGGAATCCTTCCTACTGCCATGGAACTCATGGATCATAATACAATCAAGGCCTTGGAGATGCACTCTGCAGTGCCTTGGCCGGAAGGGACAGGCGGCTTACTCCTGCTTAAAATAGATGGCTCAGCGGAATCGGTTAAAACTGACCTTGGGCGTATTGAAGAGGCTTTGCGGAGCGTTGCGGTTACCTTTGTGGAGCAGGGCAGCGGAGCTGATCAGGAAAGGCTCTGGGAGCTGCGCCGGGTAATCAGCCCTGCGGCATTCAATCTTGCACCGGATAAGCAGGGCGAGGACGTAGCTGTGCCGCGAGGGAAAGTTGCCGAGGCAATTAAGGGTTATCATGCAATTGGTGAGCAGCTTGGGCTTATTGTGCTCTGTTTCGGACATCTGGGGGATGGAAATATTCATGTCAGCACCATGTACGATAAGTCTGCCGGAGAGCAGGAAAAGGCTCTTAAAGCCAAGCAGCAGATTTTCAGCCTGACCCTTGAGCTTGGGGGAACCCTTTCCGGGGAACACGGCATCGGATTGACCAAGGCCAAATACATCAACATGCAATTGGGTAAAACCCAGCAGCGTTTGATGGCAGGTATCAAGAAGACTTTTGATCCTCTGAATATAATGAATCCCGGAAAGGTGGTCTGA
- a CDS encoding LysR family transcriptional regulator yields MVKNMELYQIKTFVVVAEEGNMTRAAKRLHASQSTISLHIKSLEEEFDVRLFLRTPKGMQPTPEGKQLLEKARDILESVETFEAEAQSLKGELSGVARVGLQTSPVYLRTPQLIKLIKEEFPGLSVRLVQMPTWTIRSDIAARKLDGGFFYSNCPPDEVDGILLENTLLHVVGPSSWKDQMKDASWEDLSKLDWIWTPEECSFNVKLEETFSSRDLEVSKSMIADSEDTHNALVKSGNGITVMRADEAAEGVEKGEFYIWPGGHIEVGLYFGFPLKRENDPVVRALLDCVEKVWEKA; encoded by the coding sequence ATGGTTAAAAATATGGAACTATACCAGATTAAAACATTTGTGGTCGTTGCCGAGGAAGGCAATATGACCCGTGCTGCCAAGCGTTTGCACGCCAGCCAGTCCACTATCAGTCTGCATATCAAGTCCCTTGAAGAAGAGTTCGACGTGCGTTTGTTTTTGCGTACCCCCAAGGGCATGCAGCCAACGCCGGAAGGAAAGCAGCTTCTGGAAAAAGCCCGTGATATTTTAGAGTCGGTTGAGACTTTTGAAGCGGAAGCCCAGAGCCTCAAGGGTGAGCTGTCCGGCGTGGCACGAGTGGGGTTACAGACTTCTCCTGTTTACCTCAGGACTCCGCAATTGATTAAATTGATCAAGGAAGAGTTTCCGGGGCTATCCGTGCGTCTGGTGCAGATGCCTACTTGGACAATCCGTAGTGATATTGCCGCCCGTAAGCTTGATGGCGGCTTTTTTTATTCCAATTGTCCGCCGGATGAAGTGGATGGAATTCTGCTTGAGAATACCCTGTTGCACGTGGTTGGACCGTCTTCTTGGAAAGATCAGATGAAAGATGCCAGTTGGGAAGATCTTTCCAAACTGGATTGGATCTGGACTCCTGAGGAATGTTCTTTCAACGTTAAGCTCGAAGAAACATTTTCTTCACGCGATCTCGAAGTTTCCAAATCCATGATTGCCGACAGCGAGGATACCCACAATGCTTTAGTCAAATCCGGCAACGGTATCACCGTAATGCGAGCCGACGAAGCGGCAGAAGGGGTAGAAAAAGGTGAATTTTACATCTGGCCCGGCGGTCATATCGAGGTAGGCCTCTATTTCGGATTCCCGCTCAAAAGGGAGAATGACCCTGTGGTTCGGGCTCTCTTGGACTGTGTTGAAAAGGTCTGGGAAAAGGCGTAG
- the smpB gene encoding SsrA-binding protein SmpB has product MAKKKKKSPSSIALNKQARRNYEFVETLEAGLVLKGTEVKSLRQGLVSFMDGYINFKEGEAWLVGVHIAPYDHAGYTQHEPDRPRKLLLHAREIEKLQSRVEQKGLTVVPVKLYFSKGKIKLEIALAKGRNVHNRKEELKRRDIARDTARQLANY; this is encoded by the coding sequence ATGGCTAAGAAGAAAAAGAAGAGCCCGTCTTCCATTGCGCTCAATAAACAGGCCCGCCGTAACTACGAATTCGTTGAAACACTTGAAGCCGGATTGGTTCTCAAGGGAACCGAAGTCAAGTCACTGCGTCAGGGCTTGGTAAGTTTCATGGATGGCTATATTAATTTCAAGGAAGGTGAAGCATGGCTGGTGGGTGTTCATATCGCTCCATACGACCATGCCGGATACACCCAGCATGAGCCGGATCGTCCGCGTAAGCTGTTGCTTCATGCGCGTGAAATAGAGAAACTGCAGAGCAGGGTTGAGCAGAAAGGCTTGACCGTTGTTCCGGTCAAACTGTACTTCTCAAAAGGTAAGATCAAGCTTGAGATTGCCCTTGCCAAGGGACGTAATGTCCATAACCGCAAGGAAGAGCTCAAGCGCAGGGATATAGCAAGAGATACGGCCCGTCAGCTGGCTAATTACTAG
- the ptsP gene encoding phosphoenolpyruvate--protein phosphotransferase, with amino-acid sequence MARAVVNGISVSTGIAIGKAFFLNRSISSRLPRQTVPMHMVEGETVRMKKGFSDAVEELAAVRAKVPEELKEHQLIIDSHLMMLKDPKLQSSALKYIDELKINAEWALDKAVNDLEKAFGALEDVYIRERMQDVRQVALRVQAKLIGGEANLRPVEGRVVLMAHDLTPADTIELEVNKLMAFVTTLGGKTSHTGILARTLNIPALVGAAELENSVVDGDLVIIDGLAGKVLVDPSDEELEHYYTLETQFDDYQRTIIRGCQLPAETEDGYRVHVNANIELFEEVAAVIDNGGEGIGLFRTEYAYLNRTDLPTEDELAEKYSELAAIMSPRPVTLRTLDLGSDKFMTHFGSLDEANPALGLRAMRFCLKHQELFRIQLRAMLRASVHGNVSMMFPMICGLKEVLQAKSALARAQQELREEGVPFDEDMPIGVMIELPAAVMIAEILAQEVDFFSIGTNDLIQYSLGIDRTNPHVSYLYQPLHPAVVRSIKYVVDAGHRAGIGVSLCGEVASDPYCVPILMGMQIDSLSLTPQAIPGIKRILRQLNMQECKQLLKDVLGCRTVSRINRLVTENIYQKYPEELTFFASLLDNEEITG; translated from the coding sequence GTGGCCAGAGCGGTCGTCAACGGAATTTCCGTATCAACAGGTATAGCCATCGGTAAGGCTTTCTTTCTTAACCGCAGTATCTCCTCCAGACTGCCTAGGCAGACTGTGCCCATGCATATGGTTGAGGGTGAGACCGTGCGGATGAAGAAAGGGTTCAGTGATGCAGTGGAAGAGCTCGCCGCAGTGCGCGCAAAGGTCCCCGAAGAGCTGAAGGAACACCAGTTGATCATCGATTCCCACCTGATGATGCTCAAGGACCCCAAACTGCAATCCTCGGCCCTTAAATATATCGATGAACTCAAGATCAACGCCGAATGGGCTTTGGACAAGGCCGTTAATGACCTTGAAAAAGCTTTTGGAGCACTTGAGGATGTCTACATCCGTGAACGCATGCAGGACGTGCGTCAGGTGGCATTGCGGGTACAGGCCAAGCTTATCGGCGGTGAAGCCAATCTGCGTCCGGTTGAGGGACGTGTGGTGCTCATGGCCCATGACCTGACCCCGGCTGATACCATCGAGCTTGAAGTGAACAAGCTCATGGCATTTGTGACCACCCTGGGCGGTAAAACTTCCCATACCGGGATTCTGGCCCGAACCCTGAATATCCCGGCCCTTGTGGGCGCGGCGGAGTTGGAAAATTCTGTCGTTGACGGTGATTTGGTCATCATTGACGGTCTGGCCGGAAAGGTGCTGGTTGATCCTTCAGACGAAGAGCTGGAGCATTATTATACTCTGGAAACCCAGTTTGATGATTACCAGCGGACAATTATTCGCGGTTGCCAGCTTCCGGCTGAAACCGAAGACGGCTACAGAGTCCATGTCAACGCGAACATAGAACTTTTCGAGGAAGTAGCGGCTGTAATCGACAACGGCGGCGAGGGGATCGGCCTTTTCAGGACCGAGTACGCCTACCTCAACCGAACCGATCTGCCCACTGAGGACGAACTGGCCGAAAAGTATTCCGAGCTTGCGGCGATCATGTCTCCGCGCCCGGTAACCCTGCGTACCCTCGACCTCGGTTCAGACAAGTTCATGACCCATTTCGGGTCACTGGATGAGGCTAACCCGGCTCTTGGTCTGCGGGCCATGCGTTTCTGCCTCAAGCATCAGGAACTTTTCAGGATTCAGTTGCGGGCTATGCTCAGGGCCAGTGTGCATGGCAATGTTTCGATGATGTTTCCCATGATTTGCGGGTTGAAGGAAGTTCTGCAGGCCAAGTCTGCCCTTGCCCGTGCGCAGCAGGAGTTGCGTGAAGAGGGTGTCCCTTTTGATGAAGATATGCCCATAGGGGTTATGATCGAGCTTCCGGCAGCAGTTATGATTGCCGAGATTCTGGCTCAGGAAGTGGATTTTTTCAGTATCGGCACCAATGACCTGATTCAGTACAGTCTTGGTATTGACCGCACCAACCCGCATGTCTCCTATCTTTATCAGCCGCTGCATCCGGCTGTGGTGCGTTCTATCAAGTACGTGGTCGATGCCGGACATCGGGCCGGTATCGGGGTCAGCCTCTGCGGTGAAGTTGCTTCCGATCCTTACTGTGTCCCCATTCTCATGGGCATGCAGATCGACAGCCTGAGCCTTACCCCGCAGGCCATTCCCGGCATCAAACGCATTCTACGTCAGCTGAATATGCAGGAATGCAAGCAGCTGCTCAAAGATGTACTCGGATGCCGTACTGTAAGTAGAATCAACCGTCTTGTTACGGAAAATATTTATCAAAAATATCCGGAAGAGCTGACCTTTTTTGCGTCCCTTCTGGATAATGAAGAGATCACAGGTTAA
- a CDS encoding HPr family phosphocarrier protein: protein MTEESVLREETPAGGEALVRTVVVSNQLGLHARPAAKLAQEAQNYEADIMVVCESQEVDAKSILDVLTLAAVQGSVLELRADGADAQAALDSLESLFKNRFGEEK from the coding sequence ATGACTGAAGAGAGTGTGCTTCGCGAAGAGACCCCGGCTGGAGGGGAGGCGCTTGTCCGGACAGTGGTTGTAAGCAACCAGTTGGGGCTGCATGCCCGTCCGGCGGCAAAACTTGCGCAGGAAGCCCAGAATTATGAAGCGGACATTATGGTTGTCTGCGAATCTCAGGAAGTCGATGCCAAGAGTATTCTTGATGTGCTCACTTTGGCAGCCGTTCAGGGAAGTGTCCTTGAATTGCGGGCTGACGGTGCTGATGCCCAAGCCGCCCTTGATAGCCTTGAGAGCCTTTTTAAAAACAGATTCGGCGAGGAAAAGTAA
- a CDS encoding PTS system mannose/fructose/sorbose family transporter subunit IID produces the protein MEKIAGKKKLGPAFARCFLRSYFAGAGFNTRGLQNIGFSYAMQPGLEAIYDDPSDLAKARKRYVKHYNSHPFWAPLLVAIFLSVEVQIRDGRFPVELLDKLKNTTSYTLSAIGDSVFSGSGLIFWALATVNMLLAGHHLQAMLLGVVLFVGLQVFKLFTFWSGINKGLGFLDELRKWDLINWGERLKFANGFLVLLIWFQLWPRPLFAYDWFGGTAVLGVLGWLVATGKIAREIVAVLVVVVGLITLHML, from the coding sequence ATGGAAAAGATTGCAGGGAAAAAAAAATTAGGTCCGGCTTTTGCCAGATGCTTTCTGCGTTCTTATTTTGCGGGAGCGGGATTCAATACCCGCGGCTTGCAGAATATAGGCTTTTCCTATGCCATGCAGCCCGGGCTTGAGGCCATTTATGATGATCCCTCAGATCTTGCCAAGGCCCGAAAACGCTACGTGAAACATTACAATTCGCATCCTTTCTGGGCCCCGCTTCTGGTCGCGATTTTTCTGTCCGTTGAAGTGCAGATCAGAGACGGACGATTTCCCGTTGAATTGCTGGATAAGCTGAAGAATACGACCAGCTACACCCTTTCAGCCATTGGTGATTCGGTTTTTTCCGGTAGCGGGCTGATTTTCTGGGCCTTGGCGACTGTGAACATGTTACTGGCTGGTCATCATCTGCAGGCTATGCTACTCGGTGTAGTGTTGTTTGTAGGCCTGCAAGTGTTTAAGCTGTTCACGTTCTGGTCCGGGATAAATAAGGGTCTGGGATTTTTGGATGAATTGAGAAAATGGGACTTGATCAACTGGGGAGAGCGGCTTAAATTCGCCAACGGTTTCCTTGTCTTGCTGATCTGGTTTCAACTTTGGCCCCGACCGTTGTTCGCATATGACTGGTTCGGGGGAACTGCAGTGCTCGGTGTGTTGGGCTGGCTGGTTGCCACCGGAAAAATAGCCCGTGAAATAGTGGCTGTTCTGGTAGTGGTTGTCGGACTTATTACATTACATATGCTGTGA
- the rsmI gene encoding 16S rRNA (cytidine(1402)-2'-O)-methyltransferase — MHSTSPTLWVVATPLGNLGDITERARKVLASADLIFAEDTRRTGKLLQSLDINGKSFVSLHEHNEEKRIKKVLAHFDEGNDAALVSDAGTPLMSDPGYRVVRACREHGVRVVPVPGPSAPVTALSGCGLPPYPFSFLGFLPRKDGQMRKLFEVYGQTGATIVFFERKSRLRETMHLAYESLGNREFAICRELTKDYEEFINGNLEDWEDVSEELRGEITVVIGPPVNEGPASEEDILRMIDKEMESGDKPKVIARRIAEKVEGWTAKAVYEKVTERKKSS; from the coding sequence ATGCATTCGACCTCACCGACTTTATGGGTGGTGGCAACACCGCTTGGCAACCTTGGTGATATCACCGAGCGGGCCAGAAAGGTATTGGCCTCTGCCGACCTGATCTTTGCGGAAGATACCCGCCGCACCGGCAAATTGCTCCAGTCGCTGGACATTAACGGCAAGAGCTTTGTCAGCCTGCATGAGCACAACGAAGAAAAGCGGATCAAGAAAGTGCTGGCCCACTTTGATGAGGGCAATGATGCGGCGCTTGTTTCTGATGCCGGAACCCCGCTCATGAGCGATCCCGGTTACCGGGTGGTCAGGGCCTGCCGCGAACATGGCGTGCGTGTCGTTCCCGTTCCCGGTCCCAGCGCTCCGGTAACAGCTCTTTCGGGCTGCGGCCTGCCTCCGTATCCATTCTCTTTTCTCGGCTTTCTGCCACGCAAAGACGGGCAGATGCGCAAGCTTTTTGAAGTCTATGGCCAGACCGGGGCTACAATTGTATTTTTTGAGCGTAAATCCCGTTTGCGCGAAACCATGCATCTGGCTTATGAAAGTTTAGGTAACCGAGAATTTGCCATCTGCCGTGAGCTTACCAAGGATTATGAGGAATTCATCAACGGCAATCTTGAAGATTGGGAAGATGTCTCTGAAGAGCTGCGCGGTGAAATTACCGTGGTTATCGGTCCTCCGGTGAACGAAGGTCCGGCATCCGAAGAAGATATCCTCAGAATGATCGATAAAGAGATGGAATCCGGTGATAAGCCTAAAGTTATCGCAAGACGCATTGCTGAAAAGGTCGAAGGCTGGACAGCTAAAGCGGTCTATGAAAAGGTAACTGAAAGAAAAAAGAGCAGTTAG
- a CDS encoding YraN family protein, translating to MSPRHLDFGQAGEDYAARFLENRGYYLRQRNWRWKQWELDIICEKGDELIFVEVKTRAGRSTQSGIEAVTPAKRKKLVKAATRYLSAFDLWERPCRFDLVIVNDDGTGFRAEHIENAFDLTDFMGGGNTAWQPW from the coding sequence GTGTCTCCCCGGCATTTAGATTTCGGTCAGGCGGGCGAAGATTACGCGGCCCGTTTTCTGGAAAATCGCGGATATTACCTGCGCCAGCGTAATTGGCGTTGGAAGCAGTGGGAACTGGATATTATCTGTGAGAAGGGCGACGAACTGATTTTTGTGGAAGTTAAGACCAGAGCCGGACGCAGCACGCAATCCGGCATAGAGGCGGTGACTCCGGCCAAGCGCAAGAAGCTGGTCAAGGCCGCGACCCGCTACCTTTCGGCATTTGATCTTTGGGAGAGACCCTGCCGATTTGATCTGGTTATTGTGAATGATGACGGAACCGGCTTTAGAGCGGAACATATAGAAAATGCATTCGACCTCACCGACTTTATGGGTGGTGGCAACACCGCTTGGCAACCTTGGTGA